A genomic segment from Amycolatopsis camponoti encodes:
- the thiD gene encoding bifunctional hydroxymethylpyrimidine kinase/phosphomethylpyrimidine kinase yields MTPPTALTIAGSDSGGGAGIQADLRTFFANGVHGLVALTAVTVQNSLGVQGFTEIPADVVTAQIKAVASDMGVDAAKTGMLATAEIIRAVAKTLDELGMDFPLVVDPVAASMTGHALLREDALEAIRTELFPRATLITPNLDEVGLLTGISVSDAASQRAAAEALLEFGSQWVLVKGGHMRGTRECVDLLTDGSSYVSLSGPRYETNNTHGGGDTMASAITASLAKGASVPDAVAAGKKFIERCVAEAYPLGAGVGPVSPFWVLDGRE; encoded by the coding sequence GTGACACCGCCCACCGCCCTCACCATCGCCGGTTCCGACTCCGGCGGTGGTGCGGGCATCCAGGCGGACCTGCGCACCTTCTTCGCGAACGGGGTGCACGGGCTGGTCGCGCTGACCGCGGTCACCGTCCAGAACTCGTTGGGTGTCCAGGGTTTCACGGAGATCCCGGCCGACGTCGTCACCGCGCAGATCAAGGCGGTGGCGTCCGACATGGGCGTGGACGCGGCGAAGACGGGGATGCTGGCGACCGCCGAGATCATCCGCGCGGTGGCGAAGACCCTGGACGAGCTGGGGATGGACTTCCCGCTGGTGGTCGACCCAGTGGCGGCGTCGATGACCGGGCACGCTCTGCTGCGCGAAGACGCCCTGGAGGCGATCCGCACGGAGCTGTTCCCGCGCGCGACGCTGATCACGCCGAACCTGGACGAAGTCGGGCTCTTGACCGGCATCTCCGTTTCCGACGCGGCTTCCCAGCGCGCGGCGGCGGAGGCGCTGCTGGAGTTCGGCTCGCAGTGGGTGCTCGTCAAGGGCGGCCACATGCGGGGCACGCGGGAGTGCGTGGACCTGCTGACGGACGGCAGCTCGTACGTTTCGTTGAGCGGCCCGAGGTACGAGACGAACAACACCCACGGCGGCGGCGACACGATGGCATCGGCGATCACGGCCTCACTGGCGAAGGGCGCTTCGGTGCCGGACGCGGTGGCGGCGGGGAAGAAGTTCATCGAGCGCTGCGTGGCGGAGGCCTACCCGCTCGGCGCGGGTGTCGG